A single region of the Manihot esculenta cultivar AM560-2 chromosome 12, M.esculenta_v8, whole genome shotgun sequence genome encodes:
- the LOC110628182 gene encoding WPP domain-containing protein 1 yields the protein MAETEKPPNPPPQPPEKPTFSFSLRVWPPSERTRDVVIKHLTDTLSSPSSFTNRYGMLPSEDAVAIAKIIEEESFLAATASSAGVEDDPCRGIEILQVYSKEISKRMLEMVKKKAWKRQGGAFSSEEMSTS from the coding sequence ATGGCAGAAACTGAAAAGCCCCCAAACCCCCCTCCTCAACCACCTGAAAAGCCCACCTTCTCATTTTCGCTTCGCGTTTGGCCACCGTCGGAGAGAACACGCGACGTAGTGATTAAACACCTCACCGATACCCTTTCTTCTCCATCGTCCTTCACTAACCGCTACGGCATGCTTCCCTCTGAGGATGCCGTCGCGATCGCCAAAATCATCGAGGAAGAGTCTTTTCTTGCAGCCACTGCCTCCTCGGCTGGCGTTGAGGATGATCCCTGCCGTGGAATCGAGATCCTTCAAGTTTATTCCAAGGAGATCAGCAAGAGAATGCTCGAAATGGTCAAGAAAAAGGCGTGGAAGCGGCAAGGCGGTGCCTTTTCTAGTGAGGAAATGTCTACATCTTAG
- the LOC110628180 gene encoding cytochrome P450 81Q32, translating to MLEPKMEDHMLLYSSLLILFLLLAFKLLSNSSRNKNLPPSPPSLPILGHLHLLKQPLHRNLQTLSKIYGPIISLRFGPRLVVLVSSPLAVKECFTKNDIIFANRPKTLAGKYVGYNNTMLGTDSYGEHWRNLRRIGTLEIFSSHRLNLCLDARRDEIKILLCKLYRASCHGFAKVEMRSMFMELTYNILMRMISGKRYYGKEVDGVEEARRFKKIVEETSKCSEVANIEDFFPILKWIDCRGLIKRMKRVGKESDMVLQALLDEQRSGDSKTRDNMISHLLSLQELQPQYYTDEIIKGLILIIMLAGTDTSAATLEWTMSNLLNHPRVLQKARAEITAEVGQGRLIDESDLSKLPYLQAIISETLRLYPVAPLLLPHMSSENCSIGGYDVPKDTMLLINAWAIHRDPEIWDDPESFIPERLENGAGADSCKILPFGFGRRACPGMGLANRVMGLALGSLIQCFEWERIGGEEIDMKEASGLSMHKAQPLVAMCRPWHFVDGVFIGEEI from the exons ATGTTGGAACCAAAAATGGAGGATCATATGCTGCTATACTCATCTCTCCTAATTCTCTTTCTCCTCTTAGCTTTCAAGCTTTTGTCAAATTCTTCACGTAATAAAAACCTCCCTCCAAGTCCCCCTTCTCTTCCAATTTTGggtcatctccatctccttaaACAACCTCTTCACCGAAATCTTCAAACTCTATCAAAGATATATGGTCCTATAATTTCTCTTCGGTTTGGGCCTCGTTTGGTGGTTCTAGTTTCCTCTCCATTAGCTGTCAAGGAATGCTTCACTAAAAATGACATTATTTTCGCCAATCGCCCAAAAACACTAGCGGGTAAATATGTAGGCTATAACAATACTATGCTTGGAACAGATTCATATGGTGAACATTGGCGCAATCTTCGCCGAATAGGAACTCTTGAGATCTTCTCTTCACATCGCCTAAACTTGTGTTTAGATGCTAGAAGAGATGAAATAAAGATCTTACTATGCAAACTATACCGTGCATCGTGTCATGGTTTTGCCAAGGTAGAGATGAGGTCGATGTTTATGGagctaacatataacatacttATGAGAATGATTTCAGGAAAGCGTTATTACGGCAAAGAAGTAGATGGAGTTGAAGAAGCAAGAAGGTTCAAGAAGATTGTAGAAGAAACCTCGAAATGTTCCGAGGTAGCAAATATAGAAGATTTCTTTCCGATTTTGAAGTGGATTGACTGCCGAGGGCTTATAAAAAGAATGAAGAGAGTTGGGAAAGAGAGTGACATGGTGTTGCAAGCTTTGCTCGATGAGCAACGGAGTGGTGATTCAAAGACTAGAGACAATATGATAAGTCATCTCCTTTCTTTGCAAGAATTGCAGCCACAATATTATACGGATGAAATTATCAAAGGACTCATCCTG ATAATTATGTTGGCCGGGACGGACACATCAGCTGCAACATTAGAGTGGACAATGTCCAATTTGCTAAATCATCCAAGAGTTTTACAAAAGGCTAGAGCCGAAATAACAGCCGAAGTTGGACAGGGGCGTCTAATAGATGAATCAGACCTCTCAAAGCTGCCATACCTTCAAGCTATTATATCAGAAACCCTTCGGCTGTACCCAGTTGCACCACTCTTACTCCCACACATGTCGTCTGAAAACTGCAGCATCGGCGGATACGACGTGCCGAAGGACACAATGCTGCTGATAAATGCATGGGCAATACACAGAGATCCTGAAATCTGGGATGATCCTGAAAGTTTCATTCCTGAGAGATTAGAGAACGGAGCTGGAGCTGACAGCTGCAAGATTTTGCCTTTTGGGTTTGGAAGGAGAGCGTGTCCTGGGATGGGGCTGGCCAACCGGGTGATGGGATTGGCTTTGGGTTCTTTGATTCAGTGCTTTGAATGGGAAAGGATTGGTGGTGAGGAAATTGACATGAAGGAAGCCAGTGGACTCTCCATGCATAAAGCTCAGCCATTGGTGGCCATGTGTAGACCATGGCATTTTGTTGATGGGGTTTTCATTGGAGAAGAAATCTAG
- the LOC110628181 gene encoding cytochrome P450 81Q32: METALLCSALSVLFLLLALKFWLQARTRHKNLPPSPPGLPIIGHLHLLKQPIHRSLHNLSQKYGPIISLRFGSRLVVIVSSPSAVEECFTKNDIVLANRPPLIMGKYLNYNNTTLVTAPYGDHWRNLRRISALEIFSSNRLCKLLAIRRHEIKIFLNKLYRDSSEAFTKVELKPMFSELTFNIIMHMITGRQYCEIDKSRQFREIIRELFKFAEVSYLGDFLPFLQWVDYQGFVKKLKVLCKRIDGLLQGLVDDQRNDKGGDTIMKRLLSLQESQEHYFTDEIIKGLIMNMIFAGTDTTAVTLEWAMANLLNHPQVLEKAKSELDLQIGQETLVDESDISKLPYLQNIISETLRLCPAAPLLLPHFSSDEYTIGGYDVPKNTMVFVNAWAIHRDPRLWDDAEKFKPERFEKGRADEACGCYKFMTFGLGRRACPGMGLAHRVLSFALGAMIQCFEWKRVSEREIDMAEGNGLTMPMAGPLEAMCKARDIIIKEFSSLDDSIDPL, translated from the exons ATGGAAACTGCCTTGCTTTGTTCAGCATTGTCCgttctgtttcttcttcttgcaTTAAAGTTTTGGTTACAAGCAAGAACACGTCACAAAAATCTCCCACCAAGCCCACCTGGTCTTCCAATTATAGGCCATCTCCATCTTCTCAAACAACCCATCCATCGATCCCTTCACAATCTTTCGCAAAAATACGGTCCGATCATCTCTCTCCGGTTCGGATCTCGCCTCGTGGTCATTGTATCATCACCATCTGCAGTAGAAGAATGCTTCACTAAAAACGACATCGTTCTCGCCAATCGTCCTCCTTTAATTATGGGAAAGTATCTAAACTACAATAACACCACCCTTGTAACCGCCCCGTACGGTGATCATTGGCGTAATCTCCGCCGCATAAGCGCTCTTGAAATCTTCTCATCCAATCGCCTGTGTAAACTTTTAGCCATTAGAAGACATGAAATCAAGATTTTTCTGAACAAACTCTATCGAGATTCAAGCGAAGCTTTTACTAAAGTGGAGCTAAAGCCGATGTTTTCAGAGCTAACTTTTAACATAATCATGCACATGATTACAGGGAGACAATACTGTGAAATTGATAAATCAAGGCAGTTTAGGGAAATTATAAGAGAGCTTTTCAAATTTGCTGAGGTTTCATATTTAGGAGATTTCTTGCCATTTTTACAGTGGGTTGATTATCAAGGTTTTGTGAAGAAATTGAAGGTACTCTGTAAAAGAATTGATGGATTGTTGCAAGGTCTTGTTGATGATCAAAGAAATGATAAGGGTGGAGATACAATCATGAAACGTCTGCTTTCTTTGCAAGAATCACAGGAGCATTATTTCACAGATGAAATCATCAAAGGACTTATAATG AATATGATATTTGCTGGGACGGACACAACAGCAGTTACATTAGAATGGGCAATGGCGAACCTGCTGAATCATCCTCAAGTGCTAGAGAAGGCTAAAAGCGAGTTGGATCTTCAAATTGGTCAAGAAACCCTAGTAGATGAATCAGATATTTCTAAGTTACCCTATCTTCAAAACATCATATCGGAGACTCTCCGCCTGTGTCCAGCGGCGCCGTTGCTTCTCCCACATTTTTCAAGCGATGAGTATACAATCGGAGGATACGATGTGCCCAAAAATACAATGGTTTTCGTCAATGCATGGGCTATACACAGAGACCCTCGACTGTGGGACGACGCTGAGAAGTTTAAGCCTGAGAGATTCGAGAAAGGTCGAGCCGATGAGGCCTGTGGCTGCTACAAGTTCATGACGTTCGGCCTTGGTAGGAGGGCTTGTCCAGGGATGGGTCTAGCCCATAGGGTTTTAAGCTTTGCTTTAGGCGCCATGATTCAATGCTTTGAGTGGAAGAGGGTGAGTGAAAGGGAAATTGACATGGCTGAAGGGAATGGACTCACTATGCCCATGGCTGGGCCACTGGAAGCCATGTGCAAAGCACGTGATATCATTATTAAAGAATTCTCCTCTCTTGATGATAGTATTGATCCCCTGTGA